In Stieleria varia, one genomic interval encodes:
- a CDS encoding transglutaminase-like domain-containing protein yields the protein MKSANTFSRRTLLGAATALACHSSMRCLAQDSQAETTAPSRLTYESPKASRWKIGLILDTPVTCVNVQATFPVPVNWPEQEVTVRSQNIDPRVSKWAVRSIAGGAKQVVLQIPQVVAGTTAEVTFELDIERSRIMPPAKTDDLVIPKKLDRDLMMFMGKSPQIDLTARGILAASKEVAEKEAQSDWERVELIYDYVREKVQYVEGDLKNASDALKDGTGDCEEMTSLFVAMCRNAKVPARMVWIPGHCYPEFYLEDPEGNGHWFPCQAAGTRQFGRMDEYRPVLQKGDRFKVPEKRETVRYVAEFFKCDRRGSGTPRPNFVREQLDV from the coding sequence ATGAAATCTGCAAACACATTCTCACGACGAACGTTGCTCGGTGCCGCCACCGCACTGGCTTGCCACTCGTCGATGCGTTGTCTGGCTCAAGACAGTCAGGCAGAAACCACGGCGCCATCGAGATTGACTTACGAGTCGCCCAAAGCCAGTCGGTGGAAGATCGGATTGATTTTGGACACGCCCGTAACCTGCGTGAACGTACAAGCCACTTTTCCTGTTCCGGTGAACTGGCCCGAGCAAGAGGTCACGGTTCGCTCGCAAAACATCGATCCGCGGGTTTCCAAGTGGGCCGTACGCAGCATCGCGGGCGGTGCCAAGCAAGTCGTCCTGCAGATCCCCCAAGTCGTTGCCGGAACAACCGCGGAAGTCACTTTTGAGTTGGATATCGAACGATCGCGAATCATGCCCCCGGCGAAGACCGACGACTTGGTCATCCCCAAAAAGCTCGACCGCGATCTGATGATGTTCATGGGAAAGAGCCCGCAAATCGATTTGACCGCACGCGGCATCCTGGCGGCATCCAAGGAAGTCGCAGAAAAGGAAGCTCAATCCGATTGGGAGCGTGTCGAACTAATCTATGACTACGTGCGTGAGAAAGTTCAGTACGTCGAAGGTGACTTGAAGAACGCGTCAGATGCACTGAAGGACGGGACCGGCGACTGCGAAGAAATGACCAGTTTGTTTGTCGCGATGTGTCGCAATGCAAAGGTACCGGCTCGAATGGTCTGGATCCCCGGACATTGTTACCCAGAGTTTTACCTGGAAGACCCCGAGGGCAACGGACACTGGTTCCCTTGCCAAGCCGCCGGCACCAGACAGTTCGGTCGCATGGACGAGTATCGACCCGTATTGCAAAAGGGTGACCGTTTCAAGGTTCCCGAGAAACGCGAAACGGTTCGCTATGTCGCGGAGTTCTTTAAGTGCGACCGCCGCGGCAGCGGAACACCCCGACCAAACTTTGTACGTGAACAACTCGACGTGTAG
- a CDS encoding fumarylacetoacetate hydrolase family protein: protein MKVTKFIDGSDTPRVAIVQVNQLIPLKLAGTATQTLADILATDDPIACVRSLETDSPVEIDAQTRWLPPIDHQEVWAAGVTYKKSQTARMEESEAAASCYDRVYNADRPELFFKATPHRVSGHGQPLRIRNDATWNVPEPEITLVLNPKMRIVGLTVGNDMSSRDIEGENPLYLPQAKCYDQCAGLGPWITLMESLPPVDQIGVDLKIVRDDQVVFDQQTSAAAMARKFDDLVGWLARDNSFPGGAFLMTGTGIVPTSEFTLQAGDVVNITIDHVGTLSNTIVQGDA, encoded by the coding sequence AAGTAACAAAATTTATCGACGGTTCCGACACGCCTCGCGTGGCGATCGTCCAAGTCAACCAATTGATTCCACTGAAACTCGCGGGCACCGCGACGCAAACGCTCGCGGACATTCTGGCAACGGATGATCCTATCGCCTGCGTGCGTTCTTTGGAAACAGATTCTCCGGTGGAAATCGACGCCCAGACCCGCTGGCTGCCTCCGATCGACCATCAGGAAGTTTGGGCGGCCGGTGTGACCTACAAGAAAAGCCAGACGGCACGGATGGAAGAATCCGAGGCCGCTGCATCTTGTTACGATCGTGTTTACAACGCAGACAGGCCGGAGTTGTTTTTCAAAGCGACACCGCACCGAGTCAGCGGACACGGACAACCATTGCGTATCCGCAATGATGCGACTTGGAATGTGCCCGAGCCAGAGATCACGCTGGTCTTGAACCCTAAGATGCGAATCGTGGGATTGACCGTCGGCAACGACATGAGTTCTCGCGACATCGAGGGCGAGAATCCGCTCTACTTGCCACAAGCCAAGTGCTACGACCAATGCGCCGGACTGGGGCCGTGGATCACGCTCATGGAGAGCTTGCCACCGGTCGATCAAATCGGCGTTGACTTGAAAATCGTTCGTGACGATCAAGTCGTTTTTGATCAACAGACCTCAGCGGCCGCCATGGCTCGCAAGTTTGATGATCTGGTTGGGTGGCTCGCCCGCGACAACTCCTTTCCAGGAGGCGCATTCCTGATGACAGGAACGGGAATCGTTCCGACGAGCGAGTTTACTTTGCAAGCCGGTGATGTCGTCAATATCACCATCGACCACGTGGGTACCCTCAGCAACACGATCGTTCAAGGCGACGCCTGA
- a CDS encoding aminotransferase class IV, with protein MPPIPVSDAVPTGKPEWAFLSGAWVRPDELTISADDIGFRQAVIAVERMRTYDGRLFEVDAHLDRWQQTSAALLLGDLPDKETLKSLFAELLQRNSDWVSRQGDVGLTMFATPGVASENRSTLAVHLQSLDHDRIHLHHSLGQPVVITPVVQPPPESWSRQIKVRCRLHYYLADQFAKASDVNAIGLLLDADGSVTETSVCNVAVVREGSILSPVDSQILGGVTQAFIERIAARLAITWEKGVITPEMLSLADEVLLMGTDTGLWFANSINGAMIADGTAGPVCRRLQDAFAAAR; from the coding sequence ATGCCACCCATTCCAGTCAGTGACGCAGTGCCCACTGGCAAGCCAGAGTGGGCATTCCTGAGTGGTGCGTGGGTCCGACCGGATGAGTTGACGATCTCAGCCGATGACATCGGGTTTCGCCAAGCCGTCATCGCAGTGGAGCGAATGAGGACCTATGACGGACGACTCTTTGAAGTCGACGCACACCTGGATCGCTGGCAGCAGACCAGTGCCGCACTCTTGCTGGGCGATTTGCCCGACAAAGAAACACTGAAGTCACTCTTTGCGGAGCTCTTGCAGCGAAACTCCGATTGGGTATCGCGGCAAGGAGACGTGGGTTTAACGATGTTTGCCACTCCCGGAGTCGCATCTGAGAATCGTTCCACTCTGGCGGTTCATCTTCAATCGCTCGACCACGATCGAATCCATCTGCATCATTCTCTTGGTCAGCCGGTTGTGATCACTCCCGTTGTTCAGCCGCCCCCCGAATCTTGGTCTCGTCAAATCAAGGTTCGCTGTCGGTTACACTATTACTTGGCAGACCAATTTGCCAAGGCCAGCGATGTGAATGCCATCGGTTTGCTGCTCGACGCTGACGGGTCTGTGACGGAAACCAGCGTCTGCAACGTGGCGGTCGTCCGCGAAGGCAGCATTCTTTCGCCTGTTGACTCGCAAATCCTGGGTGGTGTCACACAAGCATTCATTGAGCGAATCGCGGCACGGCTTGCGATAACCTGGGAGAAAGGTGTGATCACACCCGAGATGCTTTCACTGGCCGATGAAGTCCTGTTGATGGGGACGGATACCGGTTTGTGGTTTGCCAATTCGATCAATGGTGCCATGATAGCCGACGGAACTGCTGGGCCGGTCTGTCGCCGACTGCAGGATGCATTCGCCGCCGCGAGGTAA
- a CDS encoding aldehyde dehydrogenase (NADP(+)) has product MTQPVLIAGQWRDADSTETFQATDPNKNEKLNAAFPVSKWSDCDAALDAAVAAAAELRRLPAEKIAEFLEVYADRIAAAKDALVAAAVAETGLPASPRLADGELPRTTGQLRAAAAAARSGDWAMATIDSQAGIRSCYEPLGPVCVFGPNNFPFAFGSVSGGDFAAAIAAGNPVIGKANSSHPETTRLFAVEALEALRQTSLPLATVQLIYRTSHADGERLVSDPRVGATGYTGSRNAGLKLKAAADSAGKPIYLELSSVNPVVLLPGALKTRGEEIVGEFVGSALMGAGQFCTNPGVVLMVEGDATENFISAVKEKYSSTPSGTLLSPAVASSLSASISTLVGLGAELLVGGGESEPNRCALANTLMRTTGQAFLSDPDGFQTEAFGNASLMVVAKDVDELCEVISRMEGNLTGCIYSETEGSETDGSDDAAYDRVAFELIPKVGRMLNDKMPTGVAVSAAMNHGGPYPATGHPGFTAVGVPGSLLRFGKLTSYDNVRPSRLPAILQDKTPTGKTWRRVDGQWVQG; this is encoded by the coding sequence ATGACTCAACCCGTATTGATCGCCGGCCAATGGCGCGACGCTGATTCCACCGAAACCTTTCAAGCCACCGATCCAAACAAGAACGAGAAGCTCAACGCCGCGTTCCCCGTCAGCAAATGGTCGGACTGTGATGCAGCGTTGGACGCAGCGGTTGCCGCCGCCGCCGAGTTACGTCGTTTGCCCGCCGAAAAAATCGCGGAGTTCCTGGAGGTCTACGCGGATCGAATCGCCGCCGCCAAGGACGCATTGGTCGCCGCTGCGGTGGCCGAAACCGGATTACCCGCCAGTCCACGGTTGGCCGATGGCGAGCTGCCACGAACCACGGGACAGCTTCGAGCCGCGGCCGCGGCCGCCAGATCGGGCGACTGGGCGATGGCGACGATCGATTCTCAAGCGGGCATTCGCTCGTGCTACGAACCACTCGGCCCCGTCTGTGTGTTCGGTCCCAATAATTTTCCCTTTGCCTTTGGCAGTGTCTCCGGTGGCGACTTTGCCGCCGCGATCGCCGCTGGCAACCCCGTGATCGGAAAAGCCAACAGTTCGCACCCCGAAACGACAAGACTGTTTGCCGTGGAAGCGTTGGAAGCGCTGCGTCAAACCAGCTTGCCTCTGGCGACCGTGCAATTGATTTACCGTACCAGCCACGCCGACGGAGAGCGTTTGGTTTCCGATCCACGTGTGGGAGCGACAGGATACACGGGCAGCCGCAATGCCGGCCTGAAATTGAAAGCCGCCGCCGATTCGGCAGGCAAACCGATCTATCTGGAACTCTCCAGCGTCAACCCCGTGGTACTGCTACCTGGCGCTCTGAAGACGCGTGGCGAAGAGATCGTCGGTGAGTTTGTTGGTAGCGCGTTGATGGGTGCGGGTCAGTTTTGCACCAATCCAGGTGTTGTGCTGATGGTCGAGGGCGATGCAACAGAAAACTTCATTTCCGCGGTCAAGGAAAAGTACTCGTCGACGCCATCGGGCACACTGCTGTCACCCGCCGTCGCGTCCAGCCTTTCCGCCAGCATCTCCACGCTGGTCGGTCTGGGCGCTGAATTGTTGGTCGGTGGCGGTGAAAGTGAACCCAATCGTTGTGCGCTTGCCAACACGCTGATGCGGACGACGGGGCAAGCGTTCCTGAGCGATCCAGACGGATTTCAAACGGAAGCGTTCGGGAACGCGTCGTTGATGGTCGTCGCCAAGGACGTGGACGAACTCTGCGAAGTGATCTCGCGGATGGAAGGCAACTTGACCGGTTGCATCTACAGTGAAACCGAGGGCAGTGAAACCGACGGCAGTGACGATGCCGCCTACGATCGCGTGGCCTTTGAGTTGATTCCCAAAGTCGGGCGAATGCTCAACGACAAGATGCCCACCGGCGTCGCGGTTAGCGCCGCAATGAATCACGGCGGTCCCTACCCGGCCACCGGTCATCCCGGTTTCACCGCTGTGGGCGTTCCCGGCAGCCTGCTGCGTTTCGGTAAGCTGACCAGCTACGACAACGTCCGCCCCTCACGCTTGCCGGCGATCCTGCAAGACAAAACACCGACCGGAAAAACTTGGCGTCGTGTTGACGGCCAGTGGGTGCAAGGCTGA